TTGGAGTATTCAggctgtttttcttttgattcttcaTTTATCCAGTCTTTCTCGCATCTCTTTTTATTAAGTTAATGTGAAAAATCGAGCTCCTCGACTCCTTTCTAACCATTTACACCCAACCATTTCCCATCAGCTTCTGTGCTAGGTTCTGTTGTGAAATCTAACACAGAATATATTAGAGTGCATCCGACTATCAACTCAAACTTGATTATCCACATAGTCTAGCTTCTGTTCTATTTGACGAGGCACCCAGGTCAGACAGGGACCAGGCCAGTTGTGTCCAAGCTCACTCTTAAATTCTAAGCTACAGGGCGTTTAAGGTTTAAATCCACATTATCTCTTTTAGCATTCTCTGATTCAGAGAGTTATGGGCTCCACAGCACTGGATGTAAGCTTTGTGGTCTCTGGCTGTGTCAAAACTCAAGACCCTTAAATAGCTAGCAGCCAAGAGTACAGGGAAGGTATCAAGACAAAGTAACTAAGTAGTCGACCCTTCTTCTGATTATCTTGATTGTAGTATTATCTTCTTAATTGTTACTCCACATCAATCCATGGAGCTTATGAGCTTGGATCAGTTTGTTGGGTCAATTACTTTTATCCTATATGttctccttttcatttattGCCATAGATGTTTCAAGAGACAGTCTTGTTTATTTCTGTTTATCTTCTTTGGATGGAGCATGCTGTGACCTTGCATCCTCAACCTCGCAGATTTCTCAGAAATGGGCACATCATGTCACAACGTTGTTGTTCTTTGGGTTTGGCTTCTGGTCTTTGTGGGATGGATTCCATGATGGAGGGTatacatcttttttctttcctttttcactttttgataTTCCATGCGTAGCTGAAACCTATATGGCTGCCATTCGTCCCAAGGAAAGGACTAGTTTAATTCTCATTTTCAATGAAAGTAGCTTTTAATGCTGAACTTAAATTCTGTTTCACTCAACAGAGACGCTGAAGAATTAAATGAAGTTGAAGCGAAACTGGTTAGCTTAACACTAATTTAAGTTTGCATGAACTTAAAAGTTCAATCAGTCCCTTTTGACTCCATCTTTTTTCGTCTCTTAGGATGCCGACATAAAGAAGGCCAATGCAGGAGCAAATAAGGGGAGTGACAAGGTGATCAATAAAATCGCCTTATTAGAATGAAATTATAACTGCGTAACTTAAACTAGGTGACCGTTCGTTGGTTCCATGGCCTTTTCAATGTTAATATGTGAACAGCGCCAACAACCCATCAAACTGTAAGTATCCATTGACATTGCCTCCATCTGcaaggcaaagggaagaaaaggagTCATCTTTGCTAACTGATGTGGTTGGATACTTCTATGCCCTGAAAAACTCCAAGAATGCTTTTTGTCTAAAACAACTAGGActggaaaggaaaaaagcaaagagaCCAACCAAAATCTTCATTACATTGGACAATTATAATCAAACCCAAGCAGCAACCACCCCAGAAGCGGAAACTGTCATTGACCAAGAAACTGCTAGCGTTTCCTTGTTTGTACAAAATCAAGTCGTTTGGGATAATTTGTATATGATTTCATCCTGTCACTGTAGCAATTCATCACCACTATTTCTACTGCATAGTAGTACCTATTCCACCCACCAATCCTTTGAGTGTACTGAGGATTCCCACCCTCCCAGGTTGATGATGATGTGAAGAAGCAGAGAAGACCATTTCTCTCACAGTTCTTCTCTCCAATATTATTGAAGGTTTTTGACTTTTCCAACTACAGTGCATGTGAAGTTTGGAAAAGTTGAACCTTTTCTTGATGAAGAAGTTCCTTCCCTTGCTGCAGGCATTTTCTCTCACATTTTTTGGCGAATGGGGTGACAAGAGCCAGGCAAGTGTCTTCCTGAGGAAGCTGATAATGTACCTTATTCCGCAATCAAACTGACTTTACTGTGATTGTGTTGATGAAATTCCTTTACAGCTAGCAACCATTGGTTTGGCTGCAGATGAGAATCCATTTGGTGTAGTTCTTGGTGGAATACTGTGAGATTTCGTCTTTACCTATCTAGCTTTTACATTTGGGGGTTCCCCCTGCGGTTGGGGGGTTGGGGGGAAGGAATTGCTTGTACTTTATTGACTATTGGGCAGGCTGTGTTTTTCTTGTACATCTGGCATCCGCAGGTTCTACACCCCTAGTATGGCCTACCAGCATATGTCATAACCTCGTAAAATTGCAGTCGGCCCCTTCAAAGTTTCCAGAGGCAATGGCGTTTGATTATAATATAAAATGGTCATGGAATCCATGAATAGGGCACAGCCATGCAATCCGTGACATTAATATGTGACATGTTTGCTGGAGTCATTTTTTGGTCTTGTTATGTGCACTTAAGCTGGGCTGACATGAATATGCTTTTGTTTGCGAAGTGGTTATTTTTTGGTGGCGTTTTTATGCATATAAGTTTGGTCCAACTATTTCTCAATAGCCAGAATAATTAGGACCCTTCATACTAATCTGTACTTCAGCATTGCCAGGCCAGTCTTTCCTTTAGGCATTTATTTGTAAAAAATTTCTGCTTTTACTGTGATGggatgatttttggaagaaagcACTATGATCATGGAGTAGTGGAAATTTACTATGTTTTTTCAGAAAGATTGTACACTGTGTGAAGTTGGACCATTTTGAGATTCTTTATAGAGCTTTGGAGTAAGGAGCTGCTGTTCTTTATTCCTGAATCAATGCTCAGGGAAGATGGATGGGTCATGTCATGTCATTGTACTTGTGTTCTAAGATCCTGGTGGAGCTAGGTCACTTCTCAGATGCATGTTGGGGCATTGGAGTAGAAAGGGAATGGCCCGTTAACATGGTGCGAGACTTCCCTGAGTAGTTTCAAAAACTCTGTGGCTTCTATTTGCTCTTGCTCTTGTGTCATATATCCTCTGCCGTACTCCATGTCTGACTCGTGTCTCCCCACTAAACGTGCATCCTTATGTCAAGGCAGTATTTGTATGGCTTGTTCATCAAATGTTTCCCCCATTCATATTCCCTTCAGCCTTTCTTTTTGCAAGAGATAATGGCTTATCTCCATACATCAGTTAACTGTAATCTTTGAATGGCATTGTGTTTTCATTTCTCAGTGGACAAGCATTATGCACTACTGCAGCTGTCATTGGAGGAAGGAGCTTAGCAGCTCAGATATCTGAAAAACTTGTATGAATTGCCAAGTCTTGTCTGCACATCTATCTTCACTTCTGTGGACAAATGTGTGACTCCaaaattcatctttcttttcttaaggTTGCCCTCTCAGGTGGAGTTCTGTTCATCATTTTTGGGATTcagtctttcctttcttctgtaGAACCGTGATGCATGCTTCCCAGTGGTAAGTATTCATCTTCTATAAATCTACCTGGAAATTCCAACTTCCAGTTGTCTCAAGCATGTCGTAAATAGTTTTTTCAATGAGGAACAGGACAACTTATCATGTGATTTGGAACGATGTGCAGACATAAGGCTTCTTATGTATATGAACTCTGTCTTATATGTTGCTTGCAGATCAGACCATGACAGCTCTGGGACCTTGATATTGGTAGGAATGTCCCTTTTGAAGCTTTGATTACTCACAGTGAGTAGACAACATTGATATTATCCATTAAAATGTCATGCAGAAGGCTAATCATAAAGGCAAGGCTTGGCATAACCTCTAGTCCTCTTGTGCATGAACAAAATTGGCTCTTTTGTTGTAACCTACATAGAGGAACCATTGAGAAGAGGATCATCCGtcgtccctctctctcacacCTGTGTGTGCAGTACAAGTACACAGCATTCCTAACAACGCTAGACTGTTGTACTGTTATTATGTTTGGAGTGCAGATTTAGTTTTTAACAAATCTATTCACTTGCTACTATTTTTCAATGTCCTAGTTCTTCAATGTGCTTAGTAAGAAGGTAAGTCTGAGAGCACAAGTGTTCTCGGGAAAAGCTGATGCACTCCTTCACACGTCCGCTTTATGACCTGTGAACTTCCTTTTAAGCTGAAAGCTTTTGAACTTCTGCGTGCTAGTAATTGGATTTCACCACTGTCGATTAATTCCCTTGACAATGTTTCCACATTCTAGCCTAGAATGATCAAGATGCAACCGATAGCAGGTTTTGCCAAGCAAATAGTAAGATCACGATGTCTAACTATACAGCAGGCCAATGAAAGCGGCTTAGCCTGCGTTGTATTTGCTTTATATACACAGACGAACCAAGTTATGCCTTGTGGCACGACCCTGGCTTTGGCCGGAAATTGCTCTCCTACTGAAGGCACCGAATAAACTTTGCCATGCATGTGAACCAATCTTTAGTAAAATGATCGAACTAAGCCTGCGTTGGGGAAATGAAGGGATGCCATACTGAGGCATGCCTCTtgaaaccagattcatcacgtCGTACCCTTCTTGTCATTGTGCCTTGTTTTGCCTAGGATCATGCTCGTGCTTCTCGATTGTCGCTTCCACGTCTTTATGTGTCATCTTTCCACTTTCCGTAGACGTAATGCTCGATCGCGTGCCAAGGGAAAGTGTTAAGGAATTTGCTCGAGCCTCCTCCCTTGTAGATTGCCCAGCAGGAGAGGGGGCTATTCAGAATTGTTACTGTGGACATCTGTTTTTCCCGGACAAAGGGTTGTCTATTAGCGGGCTTTAGTCTGTTATGCTGGGCTTC
This Eucalyptus grandis isolate ANBG69807.140 chromosome 7, ASM1654582v1, whole genome shotgun sequence DNA region includes the following protein-coding sequences:
- the LOC104453811 gene encoding GDT1-like protein 4 isoform X2, whose product is MRHPRRLVLAGCLAALIVMTVLSVLVGWATPNLISQKWAHHVTTLLFFGFGFWSLWDGFHDGGDAEELNEVEAKLDADIKKANAGANKGSDKVDDDVKKQRRPFLSQFFSPILLKAFSLTFFGEWGDKSQLATIGLAADENPFGVVLGGILGQALCTTAAVIGGRSLAAQISEKLVALSGGVLFIIFGIQSFLSSVEP
- the LOC104453811 gene encoding GDT1-like protein 4 isoform X1, with the translated sequence MSSVLQGFSKSLAMTVLSEIGDKTFIAAAILAMRHPRRLVLAGCLAALIVMTVLSVLVGWATPNLISQKWAHHVTTLLFFGFGFWSLWDGFHDGGDAEELNEVEAKLDADIKKANAGANKGSDKVDDDVKKQRRPFLSQFFSPILLKAFSLTFFGEWGDKSQLATIGLAADENPFGVVLGGILGQALCTTAAVIGGRSLAAQISEKLVALSGGVLFIIFGIQSFLSSVEP